Within the Cyanobacteriota bacterium genome, the region TCAACTATGAGTACGCGTGGATTTTCTACTCCGGCAAAGGCATCTTCGTGAATACAGAGAGTATCTGTGCCGTATTCAAGCTCATAGCTATATTCAATTGTTTTAGCTGGTAGTTTACCAGGTTTGCGTATCAGGCTTAAACCAGCGTTGAGCTTAGCAGCTACCGGTGCTCCAAAAATAAAACCACGCGATTCTGGACCTGCAATAAAATCGATCTTGCTATCTTTATATTGCTCGCAAATTAGCTCAATACTTATATTAAAAGCCTTGGGGTTAGACAACAGCGTAGTAATATCCTTAAAAATGATGCCCGGCTTGGGAAAGTCGGGGATATCCCTGATACTAGATTTAAGATAGTCAATTTTGTTCATTGCTGCTTATTATAGTGCGAATTGGCTCATTAGGGCATGAATAGTCAATAACATTGCCATTATCACAAATCTAGGCTCGCTATTCGTAGATAAATGTAGTATTATACTGCCTTAGACCCATGTCCTTACTAATTGACCAAATTTTTGACCTTGATAAACATGAGTTTTACTCCAAGAGTATTTTTCATGAAAGACAAATGAATTCATGTCCAATTGGCTGTGATGGTTGCGCTGTATCTGCTAGTACTACTAGTAAAGGTGCAATTAGTTATGAGGCTCTTGCTGATTTTTATAGAGATGCTCGTCAACACAAAGCAAGACTCAATATCACTAAAGTAGAGGGCTACGACCCTGTTTTTGTTAATTATGCAGACGATTCTAGTATTCCTTTTGCAAAGTCAGTTAAAGACGCTCTCGATCTTGGACATCGAATTATTACGCCGGTTTGTACTACAGGTTCATGGAAATCAGATAGAACAAAGTGGCAGCTTGAGGAATTAGGCAAGCTATCAAATCAGTATCGAAGCTTTATTTATCCATCAGGCAATCGTGGCCAATCCTTTGTGCTTTCAGTGCCGCGTGAGGTAAAACCTTTTGCTGATGGACGTTACGATTTTGAAGAGCACGTTGATAAAATAGTTGAAGATATTCAATTGCTAACTATCAATGGCGACATTGATGTTTTGATTTATTATAATAGTGAGTTTGAATCCGACTATGATACAGCCGTTATGATTAAATCCAATGTTGCAATTAAATTGGAAGGAAAAGCAAGAGAAAGAGCCAATTTCCTTGTTACTAATTTCAATTCAAATACTTTACCAGAGTCTTGCTTTAGATATCCCAATAGTATTTTAGTTTCTGACAAAGGCTTTCAAGCGATTGATCCAACTAAGATGGAGTGGGATTTTGAGTCAGCTAAATTAAATAGTCATTTGCAAAACAATAATAAGCTTGTTGGCGCCAAAGTCTAATGGATTTCATAAAAACAATATTTCAAGATCTAAGGATGCTAATTACAAGTCCTCAATTGGCTTTTGAGCAAATACTGGCACGTGAAGATTGGAAGCTTAATCGTGCTTGCTTAGTTTTTGTTGTGGTCATGCATAGTTACTATCTTCTATTACCTTCTTATCTATTGATATTGAATATCTTGGCAATTTTGTTTTTCTTTCTTGTAATGGGGACTATGTATTATTTCATGCAAGAGTGTTTGATCATATTTAAAGAGCAGCATAGTTATCAACAAGCTGACGATGACATTCTCTATTTAATAGCTTATATTTTTGCACTGGCTAATATACCTGCGATGATTTTGAATATCATTAATAACTTAATTGCGGTGATTGTTTTTGATAATCTTTTAGTTGGGATTTGCTTTGCTATAGTCTTTGGTATTCCAATATTGTTATTATCGTTTTATTACCCACTTAGGTTCTTTGCCTATATCAGTAATGAGAAAGCCTCTTGGAGACTGATGTTGGAGCTGTATGTGACTAGCTTTATAACTACTTGTAAGGAGAATCTGGGGATTAAGGCAGTAAAGGATATTCTTATTGATTGGCGCCGATCTTACTCTGAAGCTAAATAGCTGCGTTACTCACTTCAAACACCAAAATTTCTCTTCCGCTGTTCAAAATCCTCAACAGCTTTAGCTAATTCAGTTTCATCTAATTTCTCACAAAAATAAATCTCAGCGTAGCTCGCTTCGATGATTGCTGCATTTTGCAGACTGGGCTCGCCTTCAATAATTATTAGATCTGGTTTGGTGAATTTGTTTTCTATAGCTTCAGGGCTAAGGTCTTCACCATTCAATAACATAGATTTAAACTGTTCTAGAGTATCATGGCGTGCAAATTTCTGTGACTCTGAGTTGATGACTAAAATATTTATGGGCTTTTCTTTAGTGTTGATCATTTCTGTTTCTGTATCAAATAATTCAAAATTGGTGGTGGAATTAAAGTTGTGAGAATGACCATGATTACTGTGATTGCATAAAGCTCGTCGTTAATCACACCGATTGATTTACCAACTGTAGCAAAAATCAAACCCACTTCGCCGCGCGGTACCATGCCGATGCCAATGATCATACGATTGATTGGACTTGATGAGGTGAATGCCCAACCACAAATCAATTTGCCGATAATTGCAACAGCGGTAATTGCAAGTGCAGCAATTACGGTGCTGGGTTTTGCAAAAACAGCAAGGTCAACTTGCATGCCGGTGATTACAAAAAATATTGGTACAAATAAATATGATAGTGGTCTGATATAGTCGTGAATTGAATATTCGGTGAGGAAGGATTTGAAATGCACTTCTTCAAGCACTAGTCCAATTGCAAAAGCACCAACAATGGTCGCAAGTCCCGCTTGATTCGCGAGATAGGCACCCATGAAACAAAGTACCAGAGCCGTTGTTAGCATCATCCCCGGGATCTTGAAAACAGACATTAATTTAATGGTGCGTTGCGCCAGCATTACTCCAAGTATTAATGAAATAACTACAAAGCCAATTGCTTTAACAGAGATGCTGACAATCGAATCTATTTCAATTTGTCCAGATTGCGCCATGCCAGTGACTATGGCAAGAATAATAAGACCAAGAATGTCATCTATGACAGCAGCTCCAAGAACGATGCGAGCTGCTTCTTGTTTCATAAAGTCAAGATCCTTGAAGACTCTTGCGGTAATTCCAACTGAGGTTGCGGTGAGTATTGCACCCATAAAAATTTTGCTGATATTGCTAATATCTGGCACTATCATTCCGGTGATGTAATAACCTATAAGGAAGGGAGTAATGACTCCAGCTATTGCAACTAATAATGACTTAAATCCTACAGCGAGCATTTCTTTGACATTGGCTTCTAGTCCAACATCAAACAGCAAGATAATCACGCCGAGCTCGGCGAAAATTGCAATGTGTTGATCGTGTTTAATGAATTCAAGCCCACTGTAATTGAATAAAACAATGTTGCCAACTAAGATCCCCGCTGTCAATTCCCCCAAAACCTCTGGCTGTTTGAGTTTCTCGGCAATAATGGCGCCTATCTTTGCTGCAATTAACACAACCGAAAGTCCTAAAAGAACGGGTACGACAGGGTCATGATGAGCAGCTTCCATATAGCTTTAGCTTAACAGAGATCCCTGGCTTTTATTACGCTTCTTAATTAGACTTCCTGCGAAAATACCAATTATTTCCATTAGCGGAACACATACTTCGTATGGTTCCGACCTTTTTGTGTCGACATCACTAGCAAAACAGGGTTTTGCAGGATGTCTATTGAGCTAATTTATTCCTTTTCTTAATGATTTTATTGGGTCTTTCTGATAAGATTTAGCCCAGTGCTCAGTCTTGGGCGCCTCATTTTATATATAAAAAGGATACGAAAATGGCTAGACAAAAATTTGAAAGAAAAAAACCAAACGTAAATGTAGGAACGATTGGTCACGTTGACCACGGTAAGACTACACTTACTGCGGCTATCTGTATGACCCTTGCAGGGATTGGTAATGCGGAGTCCAAAAACTACGCAGATATCGACGCTGCTCCAGAAGAGAAAGCTCGTGGTATTACAATTAACACTGCACACGTTGAGTATGA harbors:
- the apt gene encoding adenine phosphoribosyltransferase — protein: MNKIDYLKSSIRDIPDFPKPGIIFKDITTLLSNPKAFNISIELICEQYKDSKIDFIAGPESRGFIFGAPVAAKLNAGLSLIRKPGKLPAKTIEYSYELEYGTDTLCIHEDAFAGVENPRVLIVDDLIATGGSALAAAELIRKAGGEVVGIAALIELDFLDGRKRLEENGVEVFSLIHY
- a CDS encoding cation:proton antiporter yields the protein MEAAHHDPVVPVLLGLSVVLIAAKIGAIIAEKLKQPEVLGELTAGILVGNIVLFNYSGLEFIKHDQHIAIFAELGVIILLFDVGLEANVKEMLAVGFKSLLVAIAGVITPFLIGYYITGMIVPDISNISKIFMGAILTATSVGITARVFKDLDFMKQEAARIVLGAAVIDDILGLIILAIVTGMAQSGQIEIDSIVSISVKAIGFVVISLILGVMLAQRTIKLMSVFKIPGMMLTTALVLCFMGAYLANQAGLATIVGAFAIGLVLEEVHFKSFLTEYSIHDYIRPLSYLFVPIFFVITGMQVDLAVFAKPSTVIAALAITAVAIIGKLICGWAFTSSSPINRMIIGIGMVPRGEVGLIFATVGKSIGVINDELYAITVIMVILTTLIPPPILNYLIQKQK